In Heptranchias perlo isolate sHepPer1 chromosome 7, sHepPer1.hap1, whole genome shotgun sequence, a genomic segment contains:
- the nmi gene encoding N-myc-interactor, giving the protein MDELDEAQPLSAAHGNSQSDFEVIQNNGQNYGNLSEELQQAKEELEIWQRKIDKIEKEKSDLLCEKLDADESKKQIANHLSKLNTEHERLQIKFQKTEQSFKEKLIDEQNKGSTLKRQLLELENELQNKRFHCDQLQTKFKIKAVLPEKNVKFTKSEESVPTDEEGIEFLNIKCCYTILPKVTLLLQNGQALITFEDEQVADKILKTSKYQVNLDPGKLDVKIYPVKLDIARLFEIHIDVSRKMVKVSQIPDDLPEEQMRDKLEISFSKPSLGGGEVEKINYDSINGTADVTFVEKGVAQRVAEQKKYHIIITENTSCWVAVEPVMDYSLEKFQTFNGICKRTVLLSDIKNIMEEEELQDKFEIYFQKPSNHGGEVESIKYVPKDQQLIVNFEEDTEEK; this is encoded by the exons ATGGATGAACTTGATGAAGCCCAACCTCTATCTGCAGCTCATGGTAACTCACAATCT GATTTTGAAGTTATTCAAAATAATGGTCAGAATTATGGGAATCTCTCAGAAGAACTTCAACAAGCAAAAGAAGAGTTAGAGATATGGCAG AGGAAAATAGACAAGATAGAAAAGGAAAAGTCAGATCTACTTTGTGAAAAACTGGATGCGGATGAGAGCAAGAAGCAAATTGCTAATCACCTTTCCAAGCTGAATACTGAACATGAAAGGCTCCAGATCAAATTTCAAAAGACAGAACAATCCTTCAAG gAGAAGCTCATTGATGAGCAGAATAAAGGTTCAACACTAAAAAGGCAATTGCTTGAACTTGAAAATGAGCTCCAAAATAAACGATTTCACTGTGACCAACTGCAGACTAAGTTTAAG ATTAAGGCAGTGTTACCTGAGAAGAATGTTAAGTTTACCAAGTCTGAAGAAAGTGTGCCAACAGATGAAGAGGGCATAGAGTTCCTGAACATAAAGTGCTGCTataccatccttcctaaagttacACTGCTCCTTCAGAACGGACAGGCCTTAATTACCTTTGAAGACGAACAAG TTGCTGATAAGATTCTAAAAACATCCAAATATCAGGTAAACCTGGATCCTGGGAAACTAGATGTGAAGATTTACCCTGTCAAACTGGATATAGCAAGACTGTTTGAG ATACATATTGACGTCTCCAGGAAGATGGTCAAGGTTTCCCAAATTCCAGATGATCTTCCAGAAGAACAGATGAGAGATAAGTTGGAAATAAGCTTTTCAAAGCCTAGTTTGGGCGGAGGGGAGGTTGAGAAGATTAATTATGATAGTATTAATGGAACTGCCGATGTCACATTTGTTGAGAAAGGAG TTGCTCAGCGTGTTGCAGAACAGAAGAAATACCACATAATCATAACTGAGAATACATCCTGTTGGGTGGCAGTTGAGCCTGTAATGGATTATTCATTGGAGAAGTTTCAG ACATTTAATGGCATTTGCAAAAGAACTGTGCTGCTATCAGACATCAAGAATATAATGGAAGAGGAAGAATTACAGGACAAGTTTGAGATCTATTTCCAGAAACCAAGCAACCACGGTGGTGAAGTGGAGAGTATAAAATATGTCCCAAAGGACCAACAACTCATAGTAAACTTTGAAGAAGACACTGAAGAGAAATAA